In Gemmata obscuriglobus, a single genomic region encodes these proteins:
- a CDS encoding DUF2784 domain-containing protein translates to MWYGVAADVVVGIHVAYVAYVVLGQLAIVVAAPLKWQWARNPWFRFSHLTAIAIVAYEEFRGIRCPLTVWEEQFRALAGQGFNDSQTFMGRLMHDLLFYDLPAIFFTTVHVAAFVLIVQALVMYPPRWFRFRPATAPVSVVPASA, encoded by the coding sequence ATGTGGTACGGCGTCGCCGCCGATGTCGTCGTCGGCATTCACGTCGCGTATGTCGCGTACGTCGTCTTGGGGCAGCTCGCGATCGTCGTCGCGGCGCCGTTGAAGTGGCAGTGGGCGCGGAACCCCTGGTTCCGGTTCTCGCACCTCACCGCCATTGCGATCGTGGCCTACGAAGAGTTCCGGGGAATCCGCTGCCCGCTCACCGTGTGGGAGGAGCAGTTCCGGGCGCTCGCTGGCCAAGGGTTCAACGACAGCCAGACGTTTATGGGCCGGCTCATGCACGACCTGCTTTTCTACGACCTGCCGGCGATCTTCTTCACGACCGTCCACGTCGCGGCGTTCGTGCTGATCGTCCAGGCGCTCGTCATGTACCCGCCGCGGTGGTTCCGGTTCCGGCCGGCAACCGCGCCGGTTTCGGTTGTCCCGGCTTCGGCTTGA
- a CDS encoding hybrid sensor histidine kinase/response regulator — protein sequence MGTEPKLDLSSGSIRVLLIDDDEDDRFLTEERLGDVPGRPYTLDWTPHYAEGLEAICTGTHDAYLLDFRLGARTGIELLRESRARGRAAPVILLTGQAHSQTDLEALDAGADDYLEKAGLTSALLDRAIRYALVQSRAAAELERKVRERTDELARVNEALREADRRKDEFLALLAHELRNPLTPILNALEILRLANDSGDTVRRQRERMERQVAQLKRLVEDLLDVSRITTGKLRLAPERLTIQELIDSAVDMSRSQLEAAKLELVLNVPAEQVVLTGDRVRLTQVLCNVLNNAAKFTEPGGRVFVSVAPHPGRVTVTIRDTGVGIAESVLPQLFGLFTQVDRTLSRSQSGLGIGLALVRRLVEMHGGTVTAHSDGPGTGATFTIHLPVTRAA from the coding sequence ATGGGCACGGAACCCAAGCTTGATCTCTCGTCCGGCTCGATCCGGGTGTTGCTGATCGACGACGACGAGGACGATCGGTTCCTCACGGAAGAGCGACTCGGCGATGTGCCCGGGCGGCCGTACACGCTCGACTGGACGCCGCATTATGCGGAGGGGCTGGAGGCGATCTGCACCGGCACCCACGACGCGTACCTGCTGGACTTCCGGCTCGGGGCGCGTACCGGCATCGAACTGCTGCGCGAGTCCCGGGCGCGCGGGCGGGCGGCCCCGGTGATTCTCCTCACCGGGCAGGCGCACTCTCAGACCGATTTGGAAGCGCTCGATGCGGGGGCCGACGACTACCTCGAAAAGGCCGGTCTGACATCGGCCCTGCTGGACCGCGCGATTCGGTACGCACTGGTGCAGTCACGCGCCGCGGCGGAGCTTGAACGTAAGGTGCGCGAGCGCACCGACGAACTGGCCCGGGTGAACGAGGCGCTCCGCGAAGCCGACCGGCGGAAGGACGAGTTCCTCGCCCTCCTGGCGCACGAACTGCGGAACCCGCTCACGCCGATTCTCAACGCGCTCGAAATCCTCCGGCTCGCTAACGATTCCGGCGACACGGTCCGGCGCCAGCGCGAGCGCATGGAGCGCCAGGTGGCGCAACTGAAGCGGCTGGTGGAAGATCTGCTCGACGTGTCCCGAATTACTACCGGGAAGTTGCGCCTCGCCCCAGAGCGACTCACGATTCAGGAGCTGATCGACTCGGCAGTCGACATGAGCCGCTCGCAGCTCGAGGCGGCGAAGCTGGAGCTTGTGCTCAATGTGCCCGCGGAACAGGTGGTGCTGACCGGCGACCGGGTGCGGCTAACGCAGGTGCTTTGCAACGTGCTGAACAATGCGGCGAAGTTCACCGAGCCCGGCGGCCGGGTGTTCGTCTCCGTGGCCCCGCACCCGGGCCGCGTCACGGTCACGATTCGTGACACGGGCGTCGGCATTGCCGAGTCGGTGCTTCCTCAGCTCTTCGGGCTGTTTACACAGGTGGACCGCACGCTGAGCCGTTCGCAATCGGGCCTGGGGATCGGGTTGGCCCTCGTGCGCCGGTTGGTCGAAATGCACGGCGGCACGGTGACTGCACACAGTGACGGGCCGGGCACGGGCGCAACGTTTACGATTCACCTGCCGGTGACCCGAGCAGCGTAA
- a CDS encoding AI-2E family transporter, giving the protein MAASDWQRALVALAATVVGAALVAVLFWARSIFIPVTLAVFFAFVLSPVVNRLQRRGIGRPAAVILTVGLLGLTGLGIGTVIAQQITRVAETSAEKRESIKQKLTSVKQWIAGGGESQFGKLVDDVEDVFASAKPASNSNAVVVEQASPSMAAQWSGMLSPAAEVLGQAAFTFILTVFMLLKREDLRNRMIRLLGAGKITTTTKAVDDASQRISKYLLSQLMVNTAFGAIITISLFALGVKYSILWGFIATLMRYVPYIGTWVGLIPPLLFSVATAPEWGGGWGQPVAVLALFLGLEAICNNLVEPKLYGQSMGLSEVAQLVSAAFWAFMWGPIGLILSGPLTVCLLVLGRHVKQFEFFEVLLGDQPALEPRVAFYQRLTAHDQDEAADVALEAAEEHGAEFALDSVVVPALCLARRDHHEGDLDKSDLHYVATAAREIAEEVAELRPVTEHPADARVRLLIAPARDEAEHVAAEVFAMTLDPSRWEVKIVGDETLASELITQADEFRPAVVLIATLPPGGVTHARYVLTRLRQRFPEVKLLLGRWGADAPEQDNRSETIKNIDGIDRTLADSRKRLADLYPRLEAAGDKEQWPASGRELVGTAGA; this is encoded by the coding sequence ATGGCTGCTTCGGATTGGCAGCGCGCGCTGGTGGCGCTGGCCGCGACCGTGGTCGGCGCGGCGCTCGTGGCCGTACTGTTCTGGGCACGATCGATTTTCATTCCCGTCACGCTCGCGGTGTTCTTCGCGTTTGTACTGTCGCCGGTCGTGAACCGTCTTCAGCGCCGCGGGATCGGGCGGCCCGCGGCGGTGATCCTGACCGTCGGGCTGCTCGGCCTCACTGGGTTAGGTATCGGTACTGTCATCGCGCAACAGATTACGCGGGTGGCCGAGACGTCGGCCGAGAAGCGCGAATCGATCAAACAAAAATTAACCTCGGTTAAGCAGTGGATCGCGGGCGGCGGCGAGAGCCAGTTCGGGAAGCTCGTCGATGATGTCGAAGACGTGTTCGCATCGGCGAAACCTGCGTCGAACTCGAACGCCGTGGTGGTGGAACAAGCGTCACCGTCGATGGCGGCCCAGTGGAGCGGGATGCTCAGCCCGGCCGCCGAGGTACTCGGCCAGGCGGCATTCACGTTCATCCTCACCGTGTTCATGTTGCTCAAACGTGAGGACCTGCGGAACCGGATGATCCGGCTCCTTGGCGCGGGGAAGATCACCACCACCACGAAGGCCGTGGACGACGCTTCGCAGCGCATCAGCAAGTACCTGCTCAGTCAGTTGATGGTGAACACCGCGTTCGGTGCCATCATCACGATTTCTCTGTTCGCACTGGGCGTGAAGTACTCGATCCTGTGGGGCTTCATCGCGACCCTCATGCGATATGTGCCGTACATCGGCACGTGGGTGGGTCTCATCCCGCCGCTGCTGTTCTCCGTCGCAACCGCGCCGGAGTGGGGCGGCGGTTGGGGGCAACCGGTCGCGGTGCTGGCACTGTTCCTGGGCCTCGAGGCGATCTGCAACAACCTCGTCGAGCCGAAGCTGTACGGCCAGAGCATGGGGCTGTCCGAGGTGGCGCAGCTCGTGTCGGCCGCGTTCTGGGCGTTTATGTGGGGGCCGATCGGTCTGATCCTCTCCGGGCCGTTGACGGTGTGCCTGCTGGTGCTCGGGCGGCACGTGAAGCAGTTCGAGTTCTTTGAGGTGCTGCTGGGCGACCAGCCGGCGCTGGAACCACGGGTGGCGTTCTACCAGCGGCTCACCGCTCACGACCAAGACGAGGCGGCCGACGTAGCGCTCGAAGCCGCTGAAGAACATGGAGCCGAGTTCGCACTCGATTCGGTCGTGGTGCCGGCGCTCTGTTTGGCCCGCCGCGACCACCACGAGGGCGATCTGGACAAGTCCGACCTGCACTACGTCGCCACCGCGGCTCGTGAGATCGCCGAAGAGGTGGCCGAACTCCGGCCGGTTACAGAACACCCTGCGGATGCGCGCGTGCGCCTGCTGATCGCCCCCGCACGCGACGAAGCCGAGCACGTGGCCGCGGAGGTGTTCGCCATGACCCTCGACCCCTCGCGGTGGGAGGTGAAAATCGTCGGCGACGAAACGCTCGCTTCCGAACTGATCACACAGGCTGACGAGTTCCGCCCTGCGGTTGTGTTGATCGCCACCCTTCCGCCGGGCGGGGTCACGCACGCTCGGTACGTACTCACCCGCCTGCGCCAGCGGTTCCCAGAAGTGAAACTGCTGCTGGGGCGCTGGGGTGCGGATGCGCCGGAGCAGGACAACCGCAGCGAGACGATCAAGAACATCGACGGAATCGACCGCACGCTGGCCGACAGCCGTAAACGGCTCGCAGACCTGTACCCGAGGCTTGAAGCGGCCGGCGACAAGGAACAATGGCCCGCGTCCGGGCGCGAGCTGGTTGGCACGGCAGGTGCATAG
- a CDS encoding DUF883 family protein: MADLKDRVKTGIDNAADAAKNATDKAANATQNVKNDGGNLADRVKDNAQNLVDRAGDFAGQARDKVQEWAGDARSTLENVGDRARHIAGDARHAVENAYDTASDSVGDFGREVTALVRKHPLPAILIGFGVGLLIGRTARVI, translated from the coding sequence ATGGCGGATCTCAAGGATCGCGTGAAGACCGGCATCGATAACGCGGCCGACGCAGCGAAGAACGCGACCGACAAGGCGGCCAACGCGACACAGAACGTAAAGAACGACGGCGGCAACCTCGCGGACCGCGTGAAGGATAACGCCCAAAACCTCGTGGACCGGGCTGGCGATTTTGCCGGACAGGCTCGCGACAAGGTGCAGGAATGGGCAGGCGACGCTCGGAGCACGCTGGAGAACGTCGGGGACCGGGCCCGTCACATTGCCGGTGATGCCCGTCATGCCGTCGAGAACGCATACGATACGGCGAGCGATTCGGTCGGTGATTTCGGCCGGGAAGTGACGGCTCTGGTCCGCAAGCACCCGCTGCCGGCGATTCTCATCGGGTTCGGCGTCGGCCTGCTCATCGGTCGTACGGCTCGCGTCATCTGA
- a CDS encoding glycosyltransferase family 4 protein, with amino-acid sequence MADASTQPARAGLLKAIYGKLRLLAYTRDFRGAFGSLFRAAGMLSTGQFSRLAAKARGPRRTQKPAPVRTGPPLFLSGHIHGHGGYDHVVLKALVGLTAKNVNVFRDPRSWVEMDWVPDEAVPNERMYNFDTPRLAVIPPHLLYMFRPTALTAAWTMWETDTIPAGSAKYLNKCGLVLIPSQWGIDCFRASGVTVPTELVPLGYDPDVFSPRPANSGPAVCTFGTAGALTEGGLRKNVQRVIDLFVKAFPDRKDVRLKVKITPRSPMVNTHNDPRIEVINTGLKPNELADWYRSLTCYVNASYGEGFGLHLLEAMGCGVPLVSTTFSAVGEVFDSAVGYEVNYKLVEAKNKVYSGRWADPDDNHLIARLREVYADRAAADRFGSVAARRAPAFSWAAAIEKLTAALTKHGFLPAST; translated from the coding sequence ATGGCTGATGCGTCCACGCAACCCGCGCGCGCCGGTCTGCTGAAGGCGATTTACGGCAAGCTGCGGCTGCTGGCGTACACGCGGGACTTCCGCGGCGCGTTCGGTTCTCTGTTCCGAGCGGCGGGGATGCTCTCCACCGGCCAGTTCAGCCGGCTCGCGGCAAAAGCCCGCGGCCCGCGCCGCACCCAAAAGCCGGCCCCGGTGCGAACCGGCCCGCCACTGTTCCTCTCGGGCCACATCCACGGGCACGGCGGCTACGACCACGTCGTGCTGAAGGCGCTCGTCGGTCTTACCGCCAAGAACGTGAACGTGTTCCGCGACCCGCGGTCGTGGGTCGAAATGGACTGGGTGCCGGACGAGGCGGTGCCGAACGAGCGGATGTACAACTTCGACACCCCGCGGCTCGCGGTCATCCCGCCGCACCTGCTGTACATGTTCCGCCCGACGGCACTTACCGCCGCGTGGACGATGTGGGAAACGGACACAATCCCCGCGGGCTCCGCGAAGTACCTCAACAAGTGCGGGCTGGTTCTCATCCCGAGTCAGTGGGGCATCGACTGCTTCCGCGCGAGCGGGGTCACCGTGCCGACGGAGCTGGTGCCGCTCGGGTACGACCCGGACGTGTTTTCGCCCCGCCCCGCCAACAGCGGGCCGGCGGTGTGCACGTTTGGGACCGCCGGTGCGCTCACCGAGGGCGGGTTGCGAAAGAACGTGCAACGCGTGATCGACCTGTTCGTGAAGGCGTTTCCCGATCGAAAAGACGTGCGACTGAAGGTCAAGATCACCCCCCGGTCGCCGATGGTGAACACGCACAACGACCCGCGGATCGAGGTCATCAACACCGGGCTGAAGCCGAACGAACTCGCGGACTGGTACCGCTCGCTCACATGCTATGTCAACGCGTCTTACGGCGAAGGGTTCGGGCTGCACCTGCTCGAAGCGATGGGGTGCGGCGTGCCCCTGGTGAGCACCACGTTCAGCGCGGTCGGCGAGGTGTTCGATTCGGCCGTGGGGTACGAGGTGAACTACAAGCTCGTTGAGGCGAAGAACAAAGTGTACTCCGGCCGTTGGGCCGACCCCGATGACAACCACCTGATTGCGCGGCTGCGCGAGGTGTACGCGGACCGCGCCGCCGCCGATCGCTTCGGCTCGGTAGCCGCGCGGCGAGCGCCGGCATTCAGTTGGGCCGCGGCGATCGAGAAGCTCACCGCGGCACTAACAAAGCACGGGTTCTTGCCGGCATCCACGTAG
- a CDS encoding zinc-ribbon domain-containing protein encodes MARTRLDDPDDDDGDEYDAEHDYDPDDPETYPQGVYVDDERAQIPCPHCRAEIDEESEQCPRCGMFLSAEDAPPDQKSRFVMAMLLLALFAALIMARGC; translated from the coding sequence GTGGCGCGTACTCGTCTCGACGACCCCGACGATGATGACGGCGACGAGTACGACGCCGAACACGACTACGACCCCGACGATCCCGAAACGTACCCGCAGGGAGTGTACGTTGACGACGAGCGGGCACAGATCCCGTGCCCGCACTGCCGCGCCGAGATCGACGAAGAATCGGAGCAGTGCCCGAGGTGCGGGATGTTTCTCTCTGCCGAGGACGCACCGCCCGATCAAAAGTCGCGGTTCGTGATGGCAATGCTGCTGCTCGCGCTCTTCGCAGCGCTCATCATGGCGCGAGGGTGTTGA